The DNA segment AAGTGGCGACCATGTGCGGCTCGGGCTGGCTGGCCAGCAGCGAGTTGACGCAGACGACCGAGGCATTCGGCTGGCCCTGCAACTGAGCCATGAAAGCGCGCACCGGGTTGATCACCGAGAAGAATTTAAGCTGCAGTTCCTCGTTCCAGGCCTCGTCGCTGGTGTCGGCAAAGGTCGACACGCGGCCTTGCCCGGCGTTGTTGACCAGCACCTGGGCCGGGCCGAGCGCGGCCAGGCTGGCGGCGGCAAAAGCCCGCACGGATTGGGCGTCGAGTACGTCGCACACCTGGGCCAGCAGTTGCGCCTGGGGGAAGCGCTGGCGCAGGCGCGCTTCGGCGCTGTGCAGGCGGTCTTGATTGCGGCCGCAGAAGGCCACCCGCGCGCCGGCTTCGAGCAGCAGTTCGACGCAGGCGTAGCCGATGCCGGACGAGCCGCCGGTGACGATCGCCGTGCGCTCATGAAGTTGGTAGGGATTCATCTCAGTCCCTCATCAGCGCGGTGACGCGGCCGTGGCCTGCGTTGGGGGTGTAGTTGAGCAGCCGCGACAACTCATCGGCGCTGCCGCGTACCTGGCCGAGCAGGTTGGCGAAATTGACGTGACCGATCTGCACGGTGGGGATGGTCAGGCCGAGCGCGGCGACCACCTGGCCGCTGGCGTCGCGCACCGGCGCGGCGACCGTGGAGATGGTCGATTCGAAGAAGCCTTCGCCGTTGACGTAACCGCGCACGCGGTCGGCCTGAACCAGGTCGAACAGCTCCAGCACGGTCTTTGGTGTGCACGGCGAGAACTGTTCCAGATGTTCTTCCGGGTACAGCTCGCGCAGCTCGTTCAGGCTCAGGTCGGCCAGCAGGATGCGCCCCAGTACCGTGGCATGGGCCGGCAGGCGAGTACCGACGGTGACCGCGCTGGAGAACACCGACGGCGGCGAGACCTTGGCCACGTAGACGATCGAGCGGCCATCGCGCACCACCAGGTTGCTTGGGTAGTTGAGGTGATCGCACAGCCGCGCCAGCAGCGGCTGGCCCAATTCGGTCAGCTCCAGCGAGGCCAGGTATTCGAAGCCCAGGCGCAGCACCGACATGCCCAGGCGGTACTCGTTGCCGCTGCGGGTGACGAAGCCCATGGTTTCCAGGGTGGTCAGCAGACGGAAGATGGTCGAGCGCGGTAGCGACAGCCGCCGGGCCAGTTCGGGGGCGGTCAGGGTGCGGTTCTGCCGGCTGAATTCGCACAGCAGGAGCAGGCCGCGTTCCAGGCCAGGGACGATGTACTTGTCCTGGTTTTCCTTTAACGAATCCGTATCGTTCATAGCACGCTACCTGTGAGAGAGGCGTCCAGTGCCCGGGCCAGTAGCCCGATCACGGTGTGTGGTTGTTCGATGGCGCAGGCGTGGCCGGCACCGACAATCAGGCTGAAAGGGGCGCCCAGGCTTTGCGCCAGGGCCTGGCAGTCGTCAGGGCGGGTGATGCCGTCGACGCTGCCGCAGTGCACTTCGCAGGGTGGCGTATCTGCTGTCCGTTCCGGCGCTGTCGCGGGGCAAGCCCGCTCCCACGCAACGCTACGGCGGGCTGCGTGGGAGCGGGTTTGTCCCGCGATAGCGTCAGCACTGCCAGGCGCATAGCGCAGCAGGTGATCGCCACACAGCAGCTCGATGGCCTGGCGATAGCCGTGGGGCAACAGCCGCGCCATGTTCCACTGCACCCAAGCCAGGGCCATTGCGCTGGCGCTGGGCGACAGCAAGTGCGCGCTGCGTTCGCGGGCCAGCTGCGCAATGCCCAGCAGCTCCAGGCTATGCAAGCGCTTGTCGCGCACCACTCGGCCCTGTTCGGCCAGCTCCGGCGCGCCGTAACCGCGTGCGGGGCTGAGCAATACCAGGCGGCTGACCCGTTGCGGATGAGCCTGGGCAAATGCAGCGGCGGTCAGTGCGCCGAGCGAGTGGCCGACCAGCAGGCAGCGCTCGATACCCAGGGCATCCAGCATCTGCAACAGCCGCCCGGCGTAGTCCTGGGCACTGGGCTTGGCCATCGGCAACGGCGCCGACTGGCCGTAGCCGGGTGCATCCCAGGCAATCACCCGCGCCCGCTCGCTCAAACCCAGGGCCACCTGCAGCCAACTGGCGGCGCCCGAGCCGATGCCATGCAGCAGCACCACGGCCTCGCCACTGCCGGCTTCGCGCAGCGCTTGCTGACCGTCGTGCAGACGCAGCAGGCGTTCGCAAAAGCGCTGCTCGAGTTGGCCGAGCAGCGGCGCCAGGAGGTTGTCGGTGACCGTTGTCATCGGCTTACCCGCGCTTGATCGAGGCCAGCGGGTGGGCTGGCGGATAGGTGGGGGTGACCGGCTTCTTGGCGCCGAGCATCACGCACATCAGCGCGTCTTCGTCACCGATGTTGATCTCTTCGCGGTACACCCCTGGCGGCACCGAAATCAGGTCGCGGTCGGTGAGGATGGTCTCGAAGCGCTCGCCGTCTTTCTCGATGATCACCTTGAGCTTGCCGCGCAGGACGAAGAACACCTCTTCCACGTCGGTATGCAGGTGCGGTGGGCCTTCGTGGCCCGCCGGGATGACCATGGTGGAGAAGGTGAAGTGCTCGGACGGGATGGTGTTCATGTCGCTGTTCACACCGGTGCCGCCAGTGCCCACATAGCGCATCTGTGCGCGGCGGAACTTGGGGTCGTAGTCGGCCTGGAACTTCAGCGCGTCCCAGTCGTAGCGGCGGGTCTGGTAGCGGGCGATGCGGGTCTGCATCCAGCTGGCCAGGTCGGCTCCGGCGGGGCGCTCCCAGGTTTTCGGGGTGGCGTGTTGCAGATTAAGGTCGGTCATGAACAGTCTCCTTGCTCAGGGCATGACGAACCCGCCGTTGACCGGCAGGGTTTGTCCAGTGATGAAACGCGACAGGTCGGACAGGGCGAACAGCACCGCGCCACTGACGTCATCGGGCAGTTGCGGGCGCTGGATCGCGCGTTGTTCGGTGTACAGGCGGTGACGGGCCTCGGGCACGTAGGCGGTGGCCTCGACCAGCACCAGGCCGGGGGCGATGGCGTTGACGGTGATGTTGGCGTTGCCCAGCTCGCGAGCCAGGCTGCGGGTCATGGCGATCACCGCGCCCTTGCTGGCGACATAGGCGAGCAGGTTCGGCGCGCCCCACAACGGCGTGTCGGAGGCCAGGTTGATCACCGCGCCCCGGCCACTTTCGCGCAGTGCCGGCAGGGCCGCGCGGGTCATCAGCCAGGTGCCACGCACATTGACCTGCATGACCTGGTCCCAGGTTTCGATGTCCAGCTGTTCACAGCTCTTGCCGCCGGAGTTGGTGATCGAGGCGTTGTTGACCAGGCCATCGAGGCCGCCCAGGCGCTTGACGGTGCGTTCCATGCAGGCGTCGATGGAGTCTGGGCTGGCCAGGTCCAGGGTGACCCCGCTGACATCCAGGCCCCGTTCGCTCAGTTCGCAGGCCGCTTGTTGCACACGCCCGGCGAGCACGTCGGCGATTACCACTCGGGCGCCGGCCTGGGCGATCGCTTGGGCGAAGGCATAGCCCAGGCCACGGGCGCCACCGGTGACCAATACGCGGCGGCCTTCGAGCAAGTTGTTGAAGGAGCTCATCATTGGGTACTCAACATGGCTTTGGGGAGGTAGTGCAGAACGCGTTTCTCGGCCCAGACCACCGCGCCGTAGGCCAGCACGCCGATCAGGGTGAGCATGACGATGGCGACGAACACCCCAGCGGTGTTGCCCTGGCCTTCGGCATCGACCAGCAAGAAGCCCAGGCCCTGGTTGCCGCCGACCAGCTCGCCGACGGTGACGCCGATCACCGCCAGGGTCGAGGCGATGCGCAAGCCGGAGAACAGCGCGGCCATCGCCGAAGGGAACTCGACCAGGCGGAAGATCTGCCAGCGGCTGGCGTTCATGGTGCGCACCAGGTTGATCATGTCCGGGTCGACCGTGCGAATCGCCGAGAGCACGTTGATCATCACCGGGAAGAACACGATCAGGATGGCGATGAGGATCTTCGGGTAGATGGTGTAGCCCAGCCACATCACGAACAGCGGGGCGAAGGCCACCTTGGGCGCGATCTGCAGCGCCAGGATGTATGGCGAGAGCATCGCTTCTGCCGATGGCGACAAGCCCAGCGAGACGCCGATGGCCACCCCCAGCAGGGCGCCCAGGGCGAAGCCGACGATGATCTCGAAGGCGGTGATCAGGGTGTGTTCGAGCAGGTTGCCGGACTGCCACATCAGCAGGCCTTCCTGGGCCACGCGGCTTAGTTGCGGCATGACGAACTCCGGCATGCCGAGCAGCCCCGGGCCCCATTGCCAGAGCACCAGGAACAGCACCAGCAGGGCCACGCTGCCGGCGACGGACGGGTTGAGGTTTCTCATCGGGCGATTACCTTGTCGTTATCCACGCGGTCACTTGGCCGCAGTGCTGGTTTCGATGAACTGGTTGCTGTACAGCTCGTCGAGCTTGGGCTCGCGCGGCACGATGCCTTCGCTGACATAGAACTTGCGCACTGCATCCAGCCGCGCCGGGTCGATGCGGCCTAGCACCGGCTGGCCGGCATAGACGTACTCGACGTACAGGCGCAGGGTTTTCTCCAGCGAGGCTTCTTTGCCGGCGTAGGCGGGCACCGCGCGGGCGAAGCTGGCGGCGGCGGCCTTGGGGTCGTCGATGATGTCCTGCAGGCCGCGCAGGGTGGCCTGGACCACGCCGCGGACGATCTGCGGGTGGTTTTCGATGGCGTCGTCGGACGCCAGGATCGCTTGGGCCATGCTCTCGAACACTTGCTCGCGCGGGATCAACTCATACTTCAGGCCGGCGTCCTCGGCGTTGATCACCCAGTCCGGCACGCCGGCCATGGCCTGGGCCTTGTTGGCCGAGAACAGCTGCCACACGCCCGAGGGGCCAGCGGCCTGGATATCGACATCGTCCTTGTTCAGCCCCGCCTTGCGCAGCGAGGCGAGCAGGGCGTAGTAGGTGGTGTCGGAGTACGACATCACGGTCAGGGTCTTGCCCTTGAGCTGGCGGATCGAGCGGATCCTCTCGTCGGCGTTGGTGGCGATCATGGTCACCCCGCCGCCGCCGAGCACAGCCACGGCGCGCACCGGGATGCCATTGGGGCGCACGATGATCGGCGTGTCACCGATGGCGCCGCCGACCAGCGAATTGCCAGCACCGATCTGCTTGGCGACATCAACACCGCCCTTGGCGGCGATGAAGGTCAGGTCCAGGTCCTGCGCCTGGTAGTAGCCCTTTTCCTTGGCGATGATCCACGGGGCGAAGGCCGGCAGGCTCGGCGGCGCGGGTAGCAGATAGGTGACCTTGGTCGGTGCGGCCTGGGCCTGGACGGTCAGGCTCAGGGCGAGGGCGGCCAGGGCGGTGTGGGCCACGCGCTTGATAGAGGTGGTGAACATGCTAACTCCCAAGTGATGAGTGGGGCGTCGATCAGTGCAGGTCGAGGTCTTCGCCGACCTTCAGCAGATCCATCAGGCGGCCAGCCAGCGGGCCGATTTCCGGCAGCTTGCGGCGCTCCAGCGGGTTGTCGCGAAACGGCAGGTCGATCTCGATTTCTTCGATGATGGTGCCGGGGCGGGCGCTCATCACCAGCAGGCGGTCGGACAGGGCGATGGCCTCGACCAGGTCGTGGGTGATGAACAGCGCGGTCTTTTTCTCCTCGAAGAGCATCCGCGCCAGGTCCTGCTGGAGGATCATCTTGGTCTGCGCGTCGAGCGCCGAGAACGGCTCGTCGAGAAACAGCACCTGTGGGTCGATGGCCAGGGTGCGCGCCAGGGCTGCGCGCTGGCGCATGCCACCGGACAGCTGGAACGGGTAATGGTCGGCAAAGCCTTGCAGGTGGCAGCGATTGAGCAGATCTTCGGCAATCGACTTGCGCTGGGCGGCGGCCATGCCCTGGATCTCCAGGCCCAGCTCGACATTGCGACGAATGCTGCGCCAGGGCATGAGCAGGTCTTTTTGCAGCATGAAGGCGACTTTCGGCACCGGACCGTTGACCGCTTCACCGCTGACCATAACCTCCCCTTCGGTGGGGCGGTACAGACCAGAGCCCATATTGAGAATGGTGCTCTTGCCACAGCCGGACGGGCCGATGATCGACACCACTTCACCACGGCGGATCTTGAAGTTGACGTCACGGATGGCAAACGGCGCCTCGGCCTGGCCCTTGGCCTTGAAAGCCTTGCCAACGTTGCGGAATTCGATTTCCGCCGGCGCCTGATCGTCCTTGGAGCGCGGGGTATTCCACTGCGGGGCGATTGCGTACATCTCTTTCACAGCCATGGGAGAGTTCTCTGGTCTGTTTTATAGGTGATACGCGGTTTAGTGCATGAACAATGCCAGTTATAGGAAAATTCTAATGTTAATTAAAAGTCTATATTTATTAATGGGTTAGTGTTTTTTGGCAAAGTTGCTATTGTTTTATATATGAAACATGGTTTTTTATGTGGCACAAATATGCACAGCAACTGCGCATCTGAATTGATCAATGCGAGGCAGTTGGGCATTTGCGGTAACGAGAGGAGAAAGGCTGGTTTCATGGGTGAAACGCAGGATGGGAAGGCGCGGGCAAAGCTCGCTCTTTAGCGTCAACCTTGAGAGCGGCGCTAGCCCTGTGGGAGCGGGTTTGCCCGAGAAGGGCTGCGAAGCAGCCCCAGGCACGATTACTGCGGCGTCTTTCGCGCCGGCTTGAGCACCAACCACAACGCCAAGCCAATCAACACCCCACCATACAGGTGGCCCATGGACAGCGATTCGTCCAACAGCCACGCCCCCCACAGCACGCCAAACACCGGAATCAGGAAGGTCACGGTACTGGCCTTGACCGGCCCAATCTCGGCCAGCAAGCGGAAATACAGAATGTAGGCAAACGCCGTGCACAGCAGGCCCAGGCCCAGCAGCGACAGCCACACCTGCCAGCCACCCCAGCTGGCCGGCGGTTGGCTCAGGGCGCTCCAGGCGAACAGTGGGGTCATCATCAAGGTGGCGCCGAGCATGCTGCCCAGCGCCGACAGGCGGCTGTCCAGCCCACTGATCCAGCGGCGGGCGAGGAACCCGGCAAAGCCGTAGCAAGTGGTCGCCGCCAAGCAGGCCAGCGCCCCTTGCAGCAGGGCCAGATCCAACGCCACTGGGCCAGCACCACTGAGAATGCCGACGCCGAACAGGCCGAGGAAGATCCCGCACAGCTTGAGCACGGTCATCGGTTCGCGGAAGAACAAGGCGCCAATCAGCACGCCCATCAGCGGCGTGGTGGCGTTGAAGATTGCCGAATAGCCCGCCGGTAGCACTTGTGCTGCTACTGAATAAAAGGTGGCTGGGATCCCCGAGTTGATCATCCCCAGCACCAGGCAGGCGCCGAGTTTGCCGTTGAAGTCCCAGCGCACCCGCGCCACGGCGAGGATGGCGATCAGCCCCAGGCAGGCGATCGACACCCGAAAGAACGCGGTCGGCACGGTGCCAAGCTCGGGGGCGATGATGCGCATGAACAGAAAGCTCGCGCCCCAGACGGCGGCAAGGGTCAACAGGCGGGCAAGGGCGATGGGGCTCACAACGGTCTCCGGCAACAGGGCAGGGCGGCAGTGTACGGCACGGGGCTGAGCGGTTCTTGTGCTTTCTTGCTATGTATATCTGTGATTTTGAGGGCGCTATCGCGGGGCAAGCCCGCTCCCACGCCATTCTGCGCGGCGAAGAGCGTGGTGCCAGTTTCCACGCCACATCCCAGCCTGCACAGCGCATACGTGGGAGCGGGCTTGCCCCGCGATAGTGGCCTGGAGTTCACCAAACAGGCGCAGAGTGGCTAAGCTCAGCGCTTGAACCCCGCGCGGAGGCTCTTGTATGACCCAGCACTGGCCGGCCAGCGAGATCGCCCGGATGATCCTCGATGGCTTCGACAACTACCGCGAGCACTTTCGCCGCATCACCCTGGGTGCCCGCGAGCGCTTCGAGCAGGCGCAGTGGCAGCAGATCCAGCGCGCTGCCGCTGCGCGTATCAATCTGTATGAGTCGAAGGTGGGCGAGGTCAATGGCTGGTTGCGCGATGCCTTCGATGAAGACGTGTTGCTGGACGTCGAGCAGTGGCCGTTGGTTAAGAGCGCCTACATCCGCCTGATCGATCCGCGTTTGGACGATGAGCTGTCCGAGACCTGGTACAACTCGCTGTTCTGCAGCCTGTTCAGTCACGACCAGATCAGCGATGGCTGCATGTTCATCCACACCACCCGGCCGGCGATGCGCAGCCACGAGCGTGCGGCGCAAACCCGAACCTATCGACTCGGTGAAGGCGGCCTCAAGGGGCTGCTGCGGGCGCTGTTCGCGGATTACCCGTTCAGCGTTGCCTATGGCGACCTGGA comes from the Pseudomonas urmiensis genome and includes:
- a CDS encoding ABC transporter substrate-binding protein, whose translation is MFTTSIKRVAHTALAALALSLTVQAQAAPTKVTYLLPAPPSLPAFAPWIIAKEKGYYQAQDLDLTFIAAKGGVDVAKQIGAGNSLVGGAIGDTPIIVRPNGIPVRAVAVLGGGGVTMIATNADERIRSIRQLKGKTLTVMSYSDTTYYALLASLRKAGLNKDDVDIQAAGPSGVWQLFSANKAQAMAGVPDWVINAEDAGLKYELIPREQVFESMAQAILASDDAIENHPQIVRGVVQATLRGLQDIIDDPKAAAASFARAVPAYAGKEASLEKTLRLYVEYVYAGQPVLGRIDPARLDAVRKFYVSEGIVPREPKLDELYSNQFIETSTAAK
- a CDS encoding IclR family transcriptional regulator; its protein translation is MNDTDSLKENQDKYIVPGLERGLLLLCEFSRQNRTLTAPELARRLSLPRSTIFRLLTTLETMGFVTRSGNEYRLGMSVLRLGFEYLASLELTELGQPLLARLCDHLNYPSNLVVRDGRSIVYVAKVSPPSVFSSAVTVGTRLPAHATVLGRILLADLSLNELRELYPEEHLEQFSPCTPKTVLELFDLVQADRVRGYVNGEGFFESTISTVAAPVRDASGQVVAALGLTIPTVQIGHVNFANLLGQVRGSADELSRLLNYTPNAGHGRVTALMRD
- a CDS encoding ABC transporter ATP-binding protein, translated to MYAIAPQWNTPRSKDDQAPAEIEFRNVGKAFKAKGQAEAPFAIRDVNFKIRRGEVVSIIGPSGCGKSTILNMGSGLYRPTEGEVMVSGEAVNGPVPKVAFMLQKDLLMPWRSIRRNVELGLEIQGMAAAQRKSIAEDLLNRCHLQGFADHYPFQLSGGMRQRAALARTLAIDPQVLFLDEPFSALDAQTKMILQQDLARMLFEEKKTALFITHDLVEAIALSDRLLVMSARPGTIIEEIEIDLPFRDNPLERRKLPEIGPLAGRLMDLLKVGEDLDLH
- a CDS encoding SDR family oxidoreductase, whose product is MNPYQLHERTAIVTGGSSGIGYACVELLLEAGARVAFCGRNQDRLHSAEARLRQRFPQAQLLAQVCDVLDAQSVRAFAAASLAALGPAQVLVNNAGQGRVSTFADTSDEAWNEELQLKFFSVINPVRAFMAQLQGQPNASVVCVNSLLASQPEPHMVATSAARAGLKNLVRSMAYEFAEHDIRVNGILIGLVESGQWRRRFEAREERELDWSQWTQQLAQRKHIPLGRLGLPREAAQAILFLASPLSAYTTGSHIDVSGGLSRHA
- a CDS encoding DMT family transporter; amino-acid sequence: MSPIALARLLTLAAVWGASFLFMRIIAPELGTVPTAFFRVSIACLGLIAILAVARVRWDFNGKLGACLVLGMINSGIPATFYSVAAQVLPAGYSAIFNATTPLMGVLIGALFFREPMTVLKLCGIFLGLFGVGILSGAGPVALDLALLQGALACLAATTCYGFAGFLARRWISGLDSRLSALGSMLGATLMMTPLFAWSALSQPPASWGGWQVWLSLLGLGLLCTAFAYILYFRLLAEIGPVKASTVTFLIPVFGVLWGAWLLDESLSMGHLYGGVLIGLALWLVLKPARKTPQ
- a CDS encoding alpha/beta fold hydrolase, translated to MTTVTDNLLAPLLGQLEQRFCERLLRLHDGQQALREAGSGEAVVLLHGIGSGAASWLQVALGLSERARVIAWDAPGYGQSAPLPMAKPSAQDYAGRLLQMLDALGIERCLLVGHSLGALTAAAFAQAHPQRVSRLVLLSPARGYGAPELAEQGRVVRDKRLHSLELLGIAQLARERSAHLLSPSASAMALAWVQWNMARLLPHGYRQAIELLCGDHLLRYAPGSADAIAGQTRSHAARRSVAWERACPATAPERTADTPPCEVHCGSVDGITRPDDCQALAQSLGAPFSLIVGAGHACAIEQPHTVIGLLARALDASLTGSVL
- a CDS encoding ABC transporter permease — its product is MRNLNPSVAGSVALLVLFLVLWQWGPGLLGMPEFVMPQLSRVAQEGLLMWQSGNLLEHTLITAFEIIVGFALGALLGVAIGVSLGLSPSAEAMLSPYILALQIAPKVAFAPLFVMWLGYTIYPKILIAILIVFFPVMINVLSAIRTVDPDMINLVRTMNASRWQIFRLVEFPSAMAALFSGLRIASTLAVIGVTVGELVGGNQGLGFLLVDAEGQGNTAGVFVAIVMLTLIGVLAYGAVVWAEKRVLHYLPKAMLSTQ
- a CDS encoding cupin domain-containing protein, which codes for MTDLNLQHATPKTWERPAGADLASWMQTRIARYQTRRYDWDALKFQADYDPKFRRAQMRYVGTGGTGVNSDMNTIPSEHFTFSTMVIPAGHEGPPHLHTDVEEVFFVLRGKLKVIIEKDGERFETILTDRDLISVPPGVYREEINIGDEDALMCVMLGAKKPVTPTYPPAHPLASIKRG
- a CDS encoding SDR family oxidoreductase; amino-acid sequence: MMSSFNNLLEGRRVLVTGGARGLGYAFAQAIAQAGARVVIADVLAGRVQQAACELSERGLDVSGVTLDLASPDSIDACMERTVKRLGGLDGLVNNASITNSGGKSCEQLDIETWDQVMQVNVRGTWLMTRAALPALRESGRGAVINLASDTPLWGAPNLLAYVASKGAVIAMTRSLARELGNANITVNAIAPGLVLVEATAYVPEARHRLYTEQRAIQRPQLPDDVSGAVLFALSDLSRFITGQTLPVNGGFVMP